Proteins encoded by one window of bacterium:
- the hemH gene encoding ferrochelatase produces MDPVDRGGAVLLLNMGGPDSLEAVQPFLRNLFSDPAIITLPELLRRPLASFLSARRASKVIPRYRVIGGKSPIGELTRNQAAALAALLPAGFGPVLPAFSYWNPFIQEAVEAAAASGARRLVALSLYPQYCTATTGTCVEELSMLLPGTPFESSVQIIDSWPTHPGYLDALASTIEEAIEQVPEERKDDVVVLFSAHGVPRKLVDRGDPYLAEILATVNGVVGRLGGRPHELAFQSRLGPVKWLEPSLPEKLAELAAGRTPPLVIVPVSFVSDHIETLYELDIQHRAMAKELGFDIYVRAPALNSRPDFIAALADLVLNSLREGN; encoded by the coding sequence ATGGATCCAGTGGATAGGGGAGGGGCGGTCCTTCTGCTCAACATGGGAGGCCCCGACTCCCTCGAAGCGGTACAGCCATTTTTACGAAACCTTTTCAGCGATCCGGCGATCATCACCCTGCCTGAACTGCTGCGCCGCCCCCTCGCCTCCTTTCTTTCCGCCCGCAGAGCCAGTAAGGTCATACCCCGCTATAGGGTCATCGGCGGGAAAAGCCCCATTGGGGAGCTGACCCGGAATCAGGCGGCGGCCCTTGCTGCCCTTTTGCCGGCCGGTTTTGGTCCTGTTCTTCCCGCATTCAGCTACTGGAACCCTTTTATCCAGGAGGCCGTGGAGGCTGCCGCCGCCTCGGGAGCCAGGCGTCTGGTGGCCCTTTCCCTTTACCCCCAGTACTGCACGGCCACCACGGGGACCTGCGTTGAGGAACTCTCCATGCTCCTTCCGGGCACCCCCTTCGAGTCGTCTGTCCAGATCATCGACTCCTGGCCCACCCACCCGGGTTACCTCGATGCCCTCGCCTCCACCATCGAGGAGGCTATCGAACAGGTTCCTGAGGAGAGAAAGGACGACGTGGTCGTGCTGTTTTCCGCCCACGGAGTTCCGCGGAAGCTCGTGGACAGGGGAGACCCCTACCTTGCCGAGATTCTCGCCACCGTAAACGGTGTCGTTGGGCGGCTTGGCGGCAGACCCCACGAACTTGCTTTCCAGAGCCGCCTCGGGCCCGTCAAATGGCTCGAACCTTCCCTGCCCGAAAAGTTGGCCGAACTGGCCGCCGGCAGAACTCCTCCCCTCGTCATTGTGCCCGTATCGTTCGTGTCGGATCACATCGAAACCCTTTACGAACTGGACATACAGCACAGGGCAATGGCAAAAGAGCTCGGTTTCGATATTTATGTCAGGGCACCGGCTTTAAACTCGAGACCGGATTTTATCGCAGCCCTCGCGGACCTGGTTTTGAATTCCCTGCGGGAGGGTAACTAG